A single Apium graveolens cultivar Ventura unplaced genomic scaffold, ASM990537v1 ctg635, whole genome shotgun sequence DNA region contains:
- the LOC141703225 gene encoding uncharacterized protein LOC141703225, with the protein MGTFNVGELKRLLNHLEGRVAATAEIPSPFSAAVRDVQLPAGYRNTTSDLRFHGNSDPMEFLDRFNIEMDVYQVPDLARCRLLAATFRESAQQWFQKLGPGVITSWDQMKNLFLTKFQAAVRYAPSVTTLANVRQRENESLTSYFKRFNAESTSVRGASDEALKSFLIAGLRVGSDFWKHLQGKDPATLADVFALAESFKAIEQSLADVQPTSQSSQRNKGRKRDRSPSPRYRRNSRSPDRINTTSTRRGWSPPSNYDYKTSRYTPLVTSIDHIYEVNRNKGLFRKPEALSSWQSKDKKKYYEYHESSGYNTHECRHLKDKIEALIKEGYLGEWVVREVRKHKDDRTREEERRAPRGTNNDTPEENKFIRDGSIRTIYGGDPGMECSNRALAKYAREARFRPLTDIHRVETRPPKVFKGESMDITFRETDARWVHHPHNDALVISIQIGSKNVHRAFVDNGSSTNILYYSTFKKMGLPDQDMSGENSWVYGFSGAGVRVMGSIRLPCTLGESPLSVTKMLEFKVLNQESSHNVLLGRPFLREMRVITSIHHLTIKFPTPNGVGSIRGSQYDSRECYRQAMKGFRKDSHADDTLDVDREKSIEQPTEEIRVHYYVEQEEEHPSEFPSTMLYLEDTIRIEMLEEEEEAMYTIVQADFHGERLEGRFGVLQSLEQGDVIPLAEAPPPAKYTEKIDNSTTQGTPPEGNAPSLQDQEIYNPPDLDPRIPMPTEKMGPAEDTIEIPVDEKDPSKVLRIGSQLTPRLKEGLSIFLLENLDVFAWSHSDMVWIDPEIMCHRLNIDPKHKGVRQKRRAVSGERAIALAEEVERLLDVGLIRESFYPEWLANPVLVKKPNGKWRTCVDFTDLNKACPKDSFPLPRIDQLVDATAGHALLSFMDAYSGYNQILMYEPDQEHTSFITDRGLYCYIGMPFGLINAGATYQSVKQVQSLTGRIAALNRFVSKSSDRCKEFFKAIKGRGKDFLWTPNCEEAFLKIKEQLGNPPILTKPEDGETLILYLAVLEYSISAVLVKEEASYQWPVYYAHRIEVRTAYPLRQILHKPESSGRMLKWAIELGQFDLEYCPRTAIKGQALADFVLEFDEEIDDKAIVLAEPTSQESHQDEKKQELPHPWWTLHVDGAVNNSGSGAGIILITPEGHRLMSAIHLKFYATNNDAEYEALINGLKLALEVGAVNLIVQSDSELVVNQVNGGFQARGPRTELYMRCARRLLGKFSSARLESVPREENSNADALAKMGSQMDSVQLGQIPLGIQEVPSIPEVEVCQMQEIPKENWMTPIHNYIQSGAIPEDKLQARRLRYQAAKYVEYDGWPTMREDAFNFVRACDRCQRFANYSNIPTTTIISLTSPWPFAMWGIDLIGELPKAKGGVKYAVVAVDYFTKWAEAMPLATITAKKIRDFVFNSIVCRFGIPYKLISDNGKQFDSKELRKAL; encoded by the exons ATGGGAACTTTCAATGTAGGAGAACTGAAAAGGCTACTTAACCATCTCGAAGGCAGGGTGGCAGCTACAGCTGAAATCCCATCCCCATTCTCGGCAGCAGTAAGGGATGTGCAATTGCCGGCTGGGTATCGCAACACTACCAGCGATCTCCGCTTCCACGGAAACTCAGATCCGATGGAATTCCTGGATCGTTTTAATATAGAGATGGATGTGTACCAAGTCCCGGACTTGGCTCGATGTCGTCTCTTGGCGGCAACCTTTAGAGAAAGCGCCCAGCAGTGGTTTCAAAAGCTCGGGCCAGGAGTGATCACCTCGTGGGATCAGATGAAGAATTTGTTCTTAACTAAGTTCCAAGCCGCGGTGAGATACGCTCCCTCTGTCACAACTCTTGCCAATGTTAGGCAAAGAGAAAATGAAAGTTTAACATCGTACTTCAAAAGGTTCAACGCCGAGTCTACTAGCGTGAGGGGGGCCTCAGACGAAGCCCTAAAAAGTTTCCTGATCGCAGGATTAAGGGTTGGTTCAGATTTTTGGAAGCACTTGCAAGGGAAAGATCCGGCCACTCTCGCAGATGTCTTCGCTTTGGCAGAATCCTTTAAAGCTATAGAACAATCTTTGGCAGATGTACAACCAACTTCACAGTCGAGTCAAAGAAACAAAGGAAGGAAGAGGGATAGGTCACCAAGCCCGAGATACCGAAGGAATAGTCGAAGCCCAGACCGGATAAATACAACAAGCACAAGGAGGGGATGGAGCCCTCCCTCAAACTATGACTACAAGACAAGCCGATACACACCTTTGGTCACATCTATCGACCATATCTATGAGGTAAACAGAAATAAAGGGCTATTTAGGAAACCTGAAGCTTTATCATCATGGCAAAGCAAagacaagaaaaaatattatgaataccATGAATCATCTGGATATAACACGCACGAGTGCCGACATTTAAAAGACAAAATCGAAGCGCTTATCAAGGAAGGATACCTCGGAGAATGGGTAGTCAGGGAAGTAAGGAAGCACAAGGATGACAGGACAAGGGAAGAGGAAAGACGAGCCCCACGCGGGACAAACAATGATACCCCAGAGGAAAATAAATTTATCAGAGATGGCAGTATCCGAACAATCTACGGGGGAGATCCCGGAATGGAATGCAGCAACCGAGCCTTGGCAAAATATGCTAGGGAAGCCCGGTTTAGGCCTCTCACAGATATTCATAGGGTGGAAACCCGGCCACCCAAAGTGTTTAAAGGGGAGTCCATGGATATCACTTTCAGAGAAACAGATGCCCGATGGGTACATCACCCACACAATGATGCGTTGGTTATTTCCATCCAAATCGGTTCAAAGAATGTCCATAGAGCCTTCGTGGACAATGGAAGCTCCACAAACATCCTCTATTACAGCACCTTCAAGAAGATGGGACTGCCTGATCAGGATATGTCGGGGGAAAACTCGTGGGTCTATGGTTTTTCAGGTGCAGGAGTTAGAGTCATGGGGTCAATTCGGCTCCCATGCACACTAGGGGAAAGCCCACTGTCGGTAACAAAGATGCTCGAATTTAAGGTTCTGAATCAGGAATCATCCCACAACGTGTTATTGGGACGACCTTTTCTACGGGAGATGAGAGTCATCACTTCAATTCATCACCTAACAATCAAATTTCCAACGCCAAATGGAGTGGGAAGTATCAGGGGTTCCCAATATGATTCACGGGAGTGCTACAGGCAAGCAATGAAAGGGTTCAGAAAAGACTCCCACGCCGATGATACTCTGGACGTGGATCGAGAGAAAAGCATTGAGCAACCAACCGAGGAAATCCGAGTCCACTATTATGTTGAGCAAGAAGAAGAACATCCCTCTGAGTTTCCCTCGACAATGTTGTACCTGGAAGACACAATCAGAATTGAGATGTTGGAAGAAGAAGAGGAGGCGATGTATACCATAGTCCAAGCAGATTTCCATGGGGAACGTTTAGAAGGAAGATTCGGTGTCTTGCAAAGCCTCGAACAGGGTGACGTCATTCCCCTTGCAGAAGCACCCCCGCCCGCAAAATATACTGAAAAAATTGATAACTCTACTACGCAAGGCACACCTCCCGAAGGGAATGCACCCTCTCTACAAGATCAGGAGATCTATAATCCCCCTGACTTGGATCCCCGGATACCAATGCCGACGGAAAAGATGGGGCCAGCAGAAGATACGATCGAGATCCCCGTTGATGAAAAAGACCCGAGTAAGGTTCTGAGAATAGGGTCCCAATTGACACCGAGGTTAAAGGAAGGTCTGTCAATATTTCTGTTAGAAAAccttgatgtatttgcatggagcCATTCTGATATGGTGTGGATTGATCCAGAAATAATGTGCCATCGATTGAATATCGACCCCAAGCATAAAGGGGTTCGACAAAAACGAAGGGCCGTAAGTGGAGAAAGAGCTATAGCCCTAGCAGAAGAAGTAGAAAGGCTCCTAGACGTTGGACTAATTCGAGAATCTTTTTACCCAGAATGGCTAGCAAATCCGGTATTGGTAAAAAAGCCCAACGGCAAATGGAGAACGTGCGTGGACTTCACCGACCTAAATAAAGCATGCCCAAAAGATAGTTTTCCCCTAccaagaattgatcagttggtcgaCGCCACGGCGGGGCATGCCCTGCTCAGCTTCATGGACGCATATTCTGGGTATAACCAGATCCTTATGTATGAGCCTGACCAGGAGCACACCTCTTTCATCACTGATAGAGGGCTCTACTGCTATATTGGAATGCCATTTGGTCTGATCAACGCCGGTGCCACTtaccaaag TGTCAAACAGGTACAGAGTCTAACAGGAAGGATTGCGGCCCTGAATCGATTTGTGTCAAAGTCGTCGGATAGGTGCAAAGAATTCTTCAAAGCAATCAAAGGGAGAGGGAAGGATTTTCTGTGGACCCCTAATTGTGAAGAAgcttttctgaaaatcaaagaaCAACTGGGAAATCCGCCGATATTGACCAAGCCAGAAGACGGAGAAACATTAATTCTATATTTGGCGGTGTTAGAATATTCCATCAGCGCCGTCTTGGTAAAGGAAGAAGCAAGCTACCAGTGGCctgtatactat GCTCACCGAATAGAAGTTCGCACCGCTTATCCGCTCCGGCAAATTTTACATAAACCCGAATCGTCGGGAAGAATGTTAAAATGGGCCATAGAGCTAGGGCAATTCGATTTGGAATATTGTCCACGCACGGCAATCAAAGGACAAGCGCTGGCCGATTTCGTACTTgagtttgatgaagaaattgaTGATAAGGCCATAGTACTGGCAGAACCAACCTCGCAAGAAAGTCATCAGGACGAAAAAAAGCAGGAACTCCCCCACCCGTGGTGGACATTACATGTGGACGGGGCCGTAAACAACAGCGGGTCCGGTGCCGGGATAATCCTGATCACTCCGGAGGGGCACCGCTTGATGAGTGCTATTCATCTCAAATTTTATGCtaccaacaatgatgctgagtatgaagcCTTGATTAACGGTCTGAAGTTAGCTCTGGAGGTAGGGGCCGTGAATTTGATAGTTCAAAGTGATTCCGAATTAGTTGTCAATCAAGTCAACGGAGGATTCCAAGCCCGAGGACCGCGGACAGAGCTGTATATGAGATGTGCAAGACGCCTACTGGGAAAATTTTCAAGTGCCAGACTGGAAAGCGTTCCACGAGAAGAGAATAGTAATGCGGACGCTTTGGCCAAGATGGGGTCGCAGATGGACAGCGTCCAACTTGGACAAATCCCCTTGGGAATCCAGGAAGTTCCAAGTATCCCAGAGGTGGAGGTGTGTCAAATGCAAGAAATCCCAAAAGAAAACTGGATGACCCCCATCCATAACTATATTCAATCAGGGGCTATACCGGAGGATAAACTACAGGCTCGACGTCTTCGGTACCAAGCTGCAAAGTATGTCGAGTATGACGGG TGGCCGACTATGAGGGAAGATGCTTTCAATTTTGTCCGGGCCTGTGATCGCTGCCAACGGTTTGCCAACTATTCCAACATCCCGACAACCACCATTATCTCATTAACAAGTCCCTGGccttttgccatgtgggggattgaTCTCATTGGAGAGTTACCCAAAGCAAAGGGGGGTGTGAAATACGCTGTGGTGGCTGTGGACTACTTCACCAAATGGGCAGAGGCCATGCCATTAGCCACGATCACGGCAAAAAAGATAAGGGATTTTGTGTTCAACTCCATAGTATGTAGGTTTGGTATTCCTTACAAGCTCATTTCAGacaatgggaaacaatttgatagTAAGGAGTTAAGGAAAGCTCTGTGA